Proteins encoded together in one Anoxybacillus flavithermus window:
- the iscB gene encoding RNA-guided endonuclease IscB, which produces MVFVLDTNKRPLAPCHGAVARKLLKQGKAAIYKRFPFTIILKKSVDESENETTYRLKIDYGSRHTGLAILRGQEVVWLGQLDHRTDIKERIDKRRAFRRARRNRKTRYRKPRFLNRKRKEGWLPSSLESRVQNIQTWVNRLKKLCPIGYISYENAKFDTQLMRNPEINGVEYQQGTLQGYEVREYLLEKFGRKCCYCGKENVPLEVEHIIPKSRGGTDRVDNLCLACHDCNQRKGSKTAEEFGYPAHSKASQRIIKGCKCYQLDKMESV; this is translated from the coding sequence ATGGTTTTTGTGTTAGACACAAACAAACGTCCGCTTGCTCCTTGTCACGGAGCAGTTGCAAGAAAGCTGTTGAAACAAGGGAAGGCGGCGATTTACAAACGATTCCCATTTACCATCATCTTGAAAAAATCAGTAGACGAATCAGAAAATGAAACAACATATCGGCTAAAAATCGACTATGGAAGTAGACATACAGGATTAGCGATTTTGCGAGGACAAGAAGTGGTATGGTTAGGGCAACTTGACCATCGCACAGACATCAAGGAAAGAATAGATAAAAGGCGTGCTTTTCGTCGAGCAAGACGAAATCGAAAAACAAGATACAGAAAACCACGCTTTCTGAACCGCAAGCGAAAGGAGGGGTGGTTGCCGTCATCACTAGAGAGTCGTGTGCAAAATATCCAAACATGGGTTAACCGCCTAAAGAAGTTATGCCCCATTGGGTATATATCATACGAAAATGCCAAATTCGACACGCAACTCATGCGAAATCCTGAAATCAATGGTGTAGAGTATCAACAAGGCACGCTACAAGGATATGAAGTACGGGAGTATTTGCTTGAAAAGTTTGGGCGGAAGTGTTGTTATTGCGGAAAAGAAAATGTTCCACTTGAAGTGGAGCATATCATTCCAAAATCGAGAGGTGGAACAGACCGAGTGGATAACCTATGTCTTGCCTGTCATGACTGTAATCAGCGCAAAGGAAGTAAGACAGCAGAAGAATTCGGGTATCCCGCACATTCAAAAGCAAGTCAAAGAATCATTAAAGGATGCAAGTGCTATCAACTCGACAAGATGGAAAGCGTATGA